GACGGATGCTGGCCTGATTGGAGGGGATGACGCCTTAGCCGATACTCCACCTTATCGAGGGGCTCAACCCATGCTAGAGTTGAGTGGGGAGAAATTTCATGAGCCGGGGCATCATCGGACTTTTTATCACGCTGACGATTGTCTGGCTTGCCTTCAGCGCGAACAAGGATACGTCTACGGCGACGAAATTACCGCCGCCGGATCATGCGAACACTGTGGTCGCCGCGTCGCAATTGAACGAGCAGTGGGAAAAGTCTTTCGACAAGACAGGCAAATATCCCGAGCGCCAAGACCCGAGTTTCCATCACTCAATGTATGGATCACTGCTCCGCATTCCAGAAGAAAGCGATAGCTACTCGGCTGCGCGGCAGCTCGTCGACAAATTCGCTGTCCGACAATTGAAGATCAATGCTCAAGAGCGCAAGGCCAAGATAGAGCGCATCAGTAACGATGCTGACGGCCGCAAGCGCTTCGCTGACACACTCGACACCGGTTTCCTAAAAGCTGGCCGCGACGCTTCCTTCAAAGTCTCCGGAGCGAAGAACACGACGCTAGAAATGGTCTACATACTCATCAATCGACCGTTCGTTTACCAGATAACTAACGAAAGCAAATTCCTCGAGAATGCTTGGAACATGGGCTTCAAGAAAGTGATTTTCAGAAGCGGCTATGGATATGGGAGCAATGCTTGGACCTATGATGTCCCAAAAGAATGGGCCTTCAATTGAATACCATACCGGCGCAATTCGATTGGGAGCGCGGCTTCAATCGTAACCTCATTTTGGGGAAGCTTAAAGAAGCTAGAAAGCCCGATGGCCGATCATTCGATGCAGGAGAATATGAATATTGGCTGCCCGTGCTCAGTTCGGCAATTCGATCAAAGCGAGAGGCGGAGCCACTTAAGGCAAAATGCATCCGCGCGTCCTTATCCGATGCCTCGCTTACGCTGAACGATCCCGACGCATTCATCGTTCGGTGCGATCAAGAATTTGAAAGGCTTTCGAAAAGGCCGCTGTCGAAGTTTATACTTTATACCACCGTTACCTACTCGGGCCCGAAACTAATCGATTGGATAGGGGACGATAACGCCCGCATCTATTGGCAGCCGAGCATGAGCGGCAATTTTATGCGCAAGGCAAAGAAAGCGCAGAAAGTCCAGGAATATCATCGAAAGGCTAATAAGGTCGCTGCCGAGCATGATGCGCTTACTCCTATAATTGTGCATGTATTTGCCTATGATGCCTTCGACGCATTCGAACGAGCGAATGATTATGTCGATCGCTTTCGCGGAATGCTGAATTTGCTCATCAATTCGGGCAACTCTATCAACCCTTTTGGCCGGCTAGCAGCCCCTCATGCAGTGAACAAATTCCGCCGCGGGCCTTTTCATTCGATCCATCGCCCGGACGGATCGCTAGCTACTGAAACTTTTTGGTATGAGCCGCGCTGGGCGCACAATGCGTCATCAGTAGAATTTAAAGATCCTCCTGATTATAGGCGAAGCCTGCAGCGCTGGTGGCGCAAACTTCAAGAAAATCCTATGCGCGAATTCATTTCGGATGCTCTCCTGCGATATTGCCGGGCGCTTGACCTTCATGAGGCTGACGCTTCCCTCCTTGGGATGTGGCAAGTCTTGGAGAAGGTGACTGGCACAGACAAATATGATCTTCTGATTGATCGATTGGTCCGCCTATTCCGAGATCATGAAGATGCGCGGGAGATAGCGAACCATGTTCGTCTTCGTAGAAATCAGACCGTGCATTCTACCCACAACATCAGCCGCGAAGCGGGCGCAATTTTGATGCAGACCGAAATGCTTGCCAGCCAAGCAATCTTTTTTTATCTGGAAAATGCTGCCAAATTTGAAAATCAGAGAGAGATTTTTGACTTTCTCGATCTTCCATTGGATCGACAGAAACTTCGGCGGCAACGCAAAATTTCAGACTTCTTCGTTCGGTACCAGAGCGGGCCATGAGGGGGGCTGTGCCAATATTCGCAATCGGAGCTTTCGTCTCCCAGGATCATCCCTCAGGTCATTGTCGGCGTCACTTCGCTGCGGGGCATGGCGCAAAGGGAACGCCGATCCCCGAAGCTAGATTGCCGAGCGCTTTCCACATATGCCTCAATTAAGGAAGCGATTGGAGCGTGACTTGCCGCGACCTGCTCGCATCTCTTGATACTCTTTGAGTTCTCTGGCGAGTTCGGTCCAATGGTCAGCAGCGCGGGAGACGGCTGAAACTAATTCGTCGACCGTGTTTTCATCTGCCTGCTCTAAAGATGCAGAATTGAAGACCAGACTTAATACTCTCCTTGCTCGCTTCAAGAGGTCCGACACACACTCAAAATGGTCAAGGTCTGCAAAGCTGGAATTGTGGCCTCCCACAAGGGAGAGACTCTCAGCGCCTTCCTCCAGACTACTATCTTTGCGGCGGACGTCATCCAGCCCTGCACGCTCGCGCCGAGCAGCAAGCGCTCCTTGTAGCTTACTAACGGACCATTCTAACTTGACCGACCTCTCCAAATATTTCTTCTGATCCTCTGGCGGTAGAGCGGCTACTGCGACATGGTGACTGTAGCTGAGAGCCTCATTACGAAATGAGCTTGTGACGCGGCGAGCGACACGGCCAAGGTTCATCAAGCTTCCGAACTCATAAGGTAGTTTTTTGGCGATGGCAGCGGCTTTGCGCTGGCCATATTTTTCATCACCGTATGCCCACCAATCGCCGATGGCCCACTGCATACCTCCGTGAATGTCGCTAAGCTTGGTCCCTAGTTCTTTCCACTGATCGGGATCGAGGCTGTAAGGTAGTATCAGCCCTTTAGCCGATATCTCCGCGCCGTGAGGTAGCGTCCTGTCGATTGGATCGCCAGATTGCGGGGGGCTGACATATTCTTCGCCTTTGGCATCTCTTGAGTAATCTGCCAATCTTCCTTTCCCGAGGTACATGGCTTGTGTCCTTCTTTGATTTGAAGGCGTCATTCAAGCCGATCCGGAAGCTCCTGCCATTGTTCGGTTATTGAAAATATCTGCCGAATTAAACGACAACGTGCCGTGCCCATCGAATTACCCATGATGCAGGCGCGGAATAGGGCGAGCTTCTGCGGACCCTAACGGGCTTGCGTCGCCAGTAACTATTTGGGGATCAATGGCTTGCCGGGCTTAGACGGGCCTAGACGGCGGCTATCTGAATGGACACTCTCTCCGCCAGCATTCTGCCGCTTGGTCGTGGACGTTTTTTGCTGCCCATAATCCGCTGCTGGGTCTTATCAATATCGTTCCGCAAGTATGGCGGATTGGGCTTGGGCTGGCTCACGCATCTCATGCTTTGCGAGGAACTCGCCTATACGTCCAACGATCTTGCTGCTGTTGTGCTGATTAACGGTCGGCGCTTCGATGTTGGAAGCACTAGGAAATGCTCAATTGCGTCAGCGCTACCTTGACGGCCTGGCGCGAGGCGAGTTGATCATGAGCGTCGGTGTTTCGGAGCCTTCAGCCGGATCTGACGTTCGCGCAGTGCGGACGCGCGCAAGGCGCGAAGGAGATGTCTGGGTCATCGACGGGGAGAAGACCTGGATCACAAACGGCGCGCATTTCGATCTCATGATTTGCACGTGCCGCACCAGCGACGATCCCGCGCGTGGTCTCAGCCATTTCTTGATAGATCGGGACGAGCATCCTGTTGCAACACGGCCTATCGAGAAACTGGCGCTCAATCGGCACTCGACGGCGCAGGTTTTCTTCGATGGTGTGGGAGTGCCGGCCGCGAATATGATTGGACGCGAAGGCGATGCCCTAAAGAACACACTCGTTCTGTTTGAGCGGGCGAGGCTCCATGTGGCGGCTGGATCTCTCGGTATCGCGCGTCGCGCGCTCGACGAGTCTGTTCGGTACGCCCATTTGCGCAAGCAGCGCGGGAAACCGATCGCCGCACATCAGCTGATCGCGGCAAAACTGGCGGACATGGCTATTTGGGTTGACGCTGCGCGGCTGCTGATTCACCGGGCCGCGCAGATGCTCGATGCCGGCCTTCGCGCTGATATGGAGGCAGCTATGGCCAAGGCGTTTGCGACCGAAGCTGCTGTGGACATCTGTCGCCAGGCAGTACAGATTCACGGTGGCAATGGGGTAACGCGCGGCTACATCGTCGAGCGGTTGGCGCGCGAGGCGCTTCTGTTGCCGATTCCCGACGGCACGACGGAAATCCAGCAACTGATCATCGGCCGCGCACTGACGGGCATCTCGGCATTCTGACGTGGGGGCCTCGTGTGTCCGATCGTCGGCGACCACGGGCGGTCCGCCGAGCGGGAGACGTGTGCAGCTTGTCGCAGCTTCTCCTAGGGCGCGGAATCAGCCCGAACGAGTGAGGCGAAATGCGAGCCGAAGAGACGATAACACCAAAAAGGCTCTTCCTCTAAACGTCCAAAGAGAGATTTGGGACTGAAGCCGGTCAAGCGTCTCATGTCTCTGATCATATGCGATTGGTCCGAAAAACCTGCGTCGTAGGTAATCGCGGACCATTGCGGTTCGGCACGCCCCATAGCCAGCGTCTGTTCGAGAAGGCGTTCCGCGCGCTGGTAGAATTGAAGTTTTCTGCGCGAATGCCCTGTCCACTTCTTGATCCGACGTTCAGCTTGGCGTGCGCTGAGCGATGTAACGAGGCCGGAAGCCTTGCGCCCAATGCCGTGCACCCAATCCTGCACGCTGCGACCCAGGTCATCATGTGGTAATCGCCCTGTTTGCTGGCACCGCTCGATGTAGTCCTGCAAGAGGTCGAAAGCAGCCTGCGGCTTTCCAGTACTCAGCGCCTTTGCGAATGTGTCGACGATCTCATCGTTGGGTATCCGGCTCAAGGGCACTGTTTGATCGACGAGGCTCGAGATGTCACAGCGCGACAGGGCGGCGAACGTCGCCGGATAAAGGCCGACCGACAGAGAGACCACGCCCGAGGGGTTCCAAATGACCGAGGAGTTTGTCTGCGGACCGCTGAGGTAAATCCGTGGCAAAGGCTTCTGAACCTGGAGGCTCGTCTGTGCGGTTGAGCCTTTGAGCTTGAAGCCTGCCCCCTCGAAAAACAGCGTCAGCACACAGAACGGGAAAGCCGGATAAAAGTTGAATCTCTCGTTCGGCGCTAGCTCCCGACCGCGAGTATCACGAACAAACCCAGCAAAAATGTTGTGCGCGACCGACGGGCGCGGTGAGAATATGGCGCAAGGCTCAGAGTGTTCCGGAAACTGTGGCCTTCCCATGCGTTCCCCACCGGCAGTGTCGTTTCCATTCTATCTCGTCGGGGAAGGGGATATCAGACTCCTGGCGAACACCGCAACGCCACCTAAGCCAACACGCGCGAGGCATTGAGCCAGAGGCGATTTTCCTCCGAGGACTTCTCCACAATGACAACCGACATTATTTCGCTCGTAGCAACAGCGCTGCTCTGCCTTGGAATACCGTTGATCTATGGGGCAGGACGATTTCTTCAACCCGGTGGTTTCGCTTGGGCGGCGGGCAATCGTGAGTCGAAGCTGGACATCCCAGCCTGGACCCAACGCGCCGTCCAAGCTCACGCTAACTTGGTTGAGAACCTGGCTCCCTTTGCCATCCTGGTGTTGGCGGCCCAGGTATCCGGCAAGGCCAACGCTGCGACCGCGCTCGGAGCGACAATCTTCTTTTGGGGGCGCGTGGCGCACCTCTTCGTGTACATCGCAGGCATCAAGTACCTGCGATCGCTCATCTGGTTCGGCGCGTGGGGTGGTGGCGCCTTGATAGTTGCGCAGCTTTTCAGATGATGGCGCTAGGAAGATCGCCCCCGAAACAGGCTCGGTCGGGCCATCTTCGGCAGACGAAACTCCATTTTCCGGCCGTTGCTCAAATAGTGGGTTTTGCTCCAGAAAGGTCGAAAATGCTTTGCCTTTCAATGGGAGCTGACTGACACTCTCTCCGCCAGCATTCTGCCGCTTGGTCGTGGACGTTTTTTGCTGCCCATAATCCGCTGCTGGGTCTTATCAATATCGTTCCGCAAGTTCTGGTGAACATTGCAACCATCGTGGCCTTCTCTCGGATTGACCGGATGGCGGGCTGGTGCCTCATGCCTCTGGCGGCATGGGTTTGCTTTGCGACCGCTCGTAACTTTGCGAGCTGGAAGCTGAACCCGTGAAGCGAAGCGTCAAACGGTCGCGCCTGAGCAGAAAGAAATGGGTGACCGTGAATGACCGTATGCAGGCGGGATATCGCTACGAGCTGACCGATCCCGTCGGTCGCAACTTCGATCCGGAATTCAAGCCTGAACTGACGCCCGCAGAAATGCTCGCGCTTGGTGTGTTCTGCGGCAAGTACATGACCGACTGCCGCAAGGAGTTCCCCGCGAGCTGGTTCAAGAAAGCAAAACTGTCGCCGAAAGGCCGCGACTGCTCGCTCAACTATTTTGGCGTCGACGCCAGCCGGCCGCTATCGGAGTGGCGCTCCAAAGGCTGGCTTCATGACGATGATCCGCGCGGCTGGTTTCAATGGTACTGCCGCTACTACATGGGTAGGAGGATGCCTGATGAGGACAGACGGCAGATCAAGCGCTGGAAGGCATTTCGCCGCCACGTCAGTCAAATCAAAATGAACTGCGAGCCTGGCGATCCGTTTTGCCGCCCGCGGCAACGGCAAGCTCTGTTGCACTGGGCGTACGATAGTCGGAAGATTTGAAACTCAACATTTTTCGCACCCGGAATGTTGAGCCACATTACGACATGGGTTTTCGACCGGGAAACGCCTGCGCGCGCCTACTTATCAAACCCGACGAACACCGTAGCTTCCTCGACGGACTTTCGCTCCGACACGACCGCATTTGCCGGAAACGTTTCATCCGGCCAGCCCAGCGCGATGCTTTTCATGATGATCTGATCGTCGGCTATTCTCGCGTGCTCGCGCACCACGGGGGATTGCATGATGCCCTGGCTGTTGATCACGGCGCCCAGCCCGCGAGACCAGGCGGCATTGACCAGCGCGGTCGCCACGGCGCCGCAATCGAAGGGCGTGTCGTCGCTGCCGTCCAGCACCCTGTCGTAGGTAATGATCACGCATACCGGCGCGTCGAATTGACGGAATCCGCGCAGCACCCAGTCCTGGCGCTTGTCCTTGTTGTCGCGCTCGATCCCCAT
The genomic region above belongs to Bradyrhizobium sediminis and contains:
- a CDS encoding nitroreductase, with the translated sequence MQFDDVILGRRSIRGYKPDPVPKALIAEIIGLAMRAPSSMNTQPWNFYVITGEPLDRIRAGNTERMVAGIPQSREFRTGQAFAGKHRDRQIGVAKQLFAAMGIERDNKDKRQDWVLRGFRQFDAPVCVIITYDRVLDGSDDTPFDCGAVATALVNAAWSRGLGAVINSQGIMQSPVVREHARIADDQIIMKSIALGWPDETFPANAVVSERKSVEEATVFVGFDK
- a CDS encoding acyl-CoA dehydrogenase family protein, giving the protein MRQRYLDGLARGELIMSVGVSEPSAGSDVRAVRTRARREGDVWVIDGEKTWITNGAHFDLMICTCRTSDDPARGLSHFLIDRDEHPVATRPIEKLALNRHSTAQVFFDGVGVPAANMIGREGDALKNTLVLFERARLHVAAGSLGIARRALDESVRYAHLRKQRGKPIAAHQLIAAKLADMAIWVDAARLLIHRAAQMLDAGLRADMEAAMAKAFATEAAVDICRQAVQIHGGNGVTRGYIVERLAREALLLPIPDGTTEIQQLIIGRALTGISAF
- a CDS encoding MAPEG family protein; its protein translation is MTTDIISLVATALLCLGIPLIYGAGRFLQPGGFAWAAGNRESKLDIPAWTQRAVQAHANLVENLAPFAILVLAAQVSGKANAATALGATIFFWGRVAHLFVYIAGIKYLRSLIWFGAWGGGALIVAQLFR
- a CDS encoding helix-turn-helix domain-containing protein, producing MGRPQFPEHSEPCAIFSPRPSVAHNIFAGFVRDTRGRELAPNERFNFYPAFPFCVLTLFFEGAGFKLKGSTAQTSLQVQKPLPRIYLSGPQTNSSVIWNPSGVVSLSVGLYPATFAALSRCDISSLVDQTVPLSRIPNDEIVDTFAKALSTGKPQAAFDLLQDYIERCQQTGRLPHDDLGRSVQDWVHGIGRKASGLVTSLSARQAERRIKKWTGHSRRKLQFYQRAERLLEQTLAMGRAEPQWSAITYDAGFSDQSHMIRDMRRLTGFSPKSLFGRLEEEPFWCYRLFGSHFASLVRADSAP
- a CDS encoding tryptophan-rich sensory protein; its protein translation is MVPQVLVNIATIVAFSRIDRMAGWCLMPLAAWVCFATARNFASWKLNP